The following coding sequences lie in one Musa acuminata AAA Group cultivar baxijiao chromosome BXJ3-1, Cavendish_Baxijiao_AAA, whole genome shotgun sequence genomic window:
- the LOC135586591 gene encoding V-type proton ATPase subunit d2, producing MYGFEALTFNIHGGYLEAIVRGHRSGLLTAADYNNLCQCETLDDIKMHLSATEYGPYLQNEPSPLHTTTIVEKCTLKLVDEYKHMLCQATEPLSTFLEYITYGYMIDNVVLIVTGTLHERDVQELLEKCHPLGMFDSIATLAVAQNMRELYRLVLVDTPLAPYFSECITSEDLDDMNIEIMRNTLYKAYLEDFYNFCQKLGGATAEIMSDLLAFEADRRAVNITINSIGTELTRDDRRKLYSNFGLLYPYGHEELALCEDIDQVRGAMEKYPPYQSIFAKISYGESQMLDKAFYEEEVKRLCLAFEQQFHYAVFFAYMRLREQEIRNLMWISECVAQNQKSRIHDSVVFIF from the exons ATGTACGGATTTGAGGCGCTGACGTTCAACATCCATGGCGGGTACCTGGAGGCCATCGTCCGCGGCCACCGGTCGGGCCTCCTCACCGCCGCCGACTACAACAACCTCTGCCAGTGCGAGACCCTCGACGACATCAAGATGCATCTCTCCGCCACCGAATACGGCCCCTACCTCCAGAACG AGCCATCTCCTTTACATACAACCACGATTGTGGAGAAATGTACTCTTAAACTGGTAGATGAGTACAAGCACATGTTGTGTCaagcaacggagcccttgtcgacCTTCTTGGAGTATATAAC GTATGGTTATATGATTGACAATGTTGTCCTTATTGTCACTGGCACATTGCATGAGAGGGATGTTCAGGAACTATTGGAGAAATGTCATCCTTTGGGCATGTTTGACAG TATCGCAACACTTGCAGTCGCACAGAACATGCGTGAGCTTTACAGATTGGTTCTTGTTGACACACCATTGGCCCCATATTTCTCAGAGTGCATCACATCAGAG GACTTGGATGACATGAATATTGAAATTATGAGGAATACCTTATACAAGGCATACCTTGAGGATTTCTACAACTTCTGTCAG AAACTGGGTGGAGCAACTGCTGAGATCATGTCTGACCTTCTTGCCTTTGAAGCTGATAGAAGAGCTGTCAATATCACTATAAATAG CATTGGCACTGAATTAACTAGAGATGATCGTCGGAAGCTTTATTCAAATTTTGGATTGTT ATATCCATATGGTCATGAAGAACTTGCTCTCTGCGAGGACATTGACCAG GTCCGTGGAGCAATGGAGAAATATCCTCCATATCAGTCAATTTTTGCCAAGATATCTTATGGAGAAAGTCAAATGCTGGACAAAGCATTTTATGAAGAGGAAGTGAAGAGACTCTGTTTGGCTTTTGAACAGCAG TTTCACTATGCTGTTTTCTTTGCTTACATGAGACTGAGGGAGCAGGAAATAAGGAACCTGATGTGGATCTCCGAATGTGTGGCGCAGAATCAGAAATCCAGAATCCATGACAGTGTGGTCTTCATTTTCTGA